In bacterium, the genomic window AGGAGCGGACTGTCGCGATAGATCTCCGCAAGCGGGCGCCGGCGAATGTTGCCCGCCGCCAGCGGCATGAAGCCGCTTGGATGGACCGTGCCGGTGTGGGACACGAAGACGAACCCACGGCCGGCGTTCACGTCCATCGGGCTGCGCCGCCGTCCGGTGCCGGCGGGCCACGGTCCCAGCATCGATCGCAGGGCGTAATAGACTGGGCCGAACGGCAGCACGGAGTCGGGCGCGATTCCCCGGCGCTCCAGAATGAGACGCTGGAGGACGATCCGCTTGAAGTGATGGCCCTCGGTCGTCTTGACCGGCAGCGCCGCGCCGACGTCGTAGAGAAAGTGCAGCACGTCCTCGCCTTCCGCCGGCGTGATCTGCGGAAGCGCCGCGCCCCGTCCTACGGGCACGAGGAAGAACGCGCTCCACACCATCACGCCGCGTTCTCGGACCAGCCGCGCGATGCCGGGCAGCGCCATCACGTTGGCGCCGGTCACCGTGGTGTTGATCTGCACCTTGAGCCCGACCGTCTGCGCAGTGTCCCACGCGTCGAGCGTGCGGTCAAAGACACCCGCGACGCCGCGAAACGCGTCGTGGGTCGCGCGGGTGTCGCCGTCGAGGCTCAGGGACAAGGCGACCGCCCCCGCCGCCCGCACGTCGGCGATCACCCGGCTCGTCAACAAGGGCGTCGCCGAGGGTGAGAACCCCACCGGCAGGCGGCGCGCCGCCGCGTACTCGACCAGGTGCGGCAGGTCCGGCCGCTTGACCGGGTCGCCCCCCGTCAGCACGAACAGCGGGGGCGGCGAGCCAAACGCGGCGACTTGATCGATGAGCCGCCGCCCCTCCTCGGTGGTCAGTTCGCCGGGATGGGCGTACGGCGCGGCCTCGGCCCGGCAGTGGAGGCAGGCGAGATCGCACGCCCGGGTGACCTCCCAGATTACGATGAAAGGGCGCCGATCGACGTCGATCGCGGGGTGCCGCACGGGATGTGGCATTTGCGCCTACCGTAGCACCGGTGCCGTCCGGATGCATCGGACGGCTACCTGATTCTCGTTCGCCTCTCGACCCGATCCCGGGCGGTCCCCTGCCCGGGATCGACTAGCCGTTCGTGTGCGCCGGCCCGAGCACCCCGGCCACCGCGGTGTGCTGCGGGTCATCCTGGGTCCTTGCCGCCGCCGCGAGGACGGCGTCCTCGATCTTGCGATAACCGGTGCAGCGGCAGAGGTTGCCCGAGATCGCCGCGCGGATGTCCTCGCGCGTCGGCGCCGGGTTGCCGTCCAATAGCGCCTTTGCCGAGAGCAGCCAGCCCGGCGTGCAGAAGCCGCACTGCACCGCGCCGTAGGCAACCGCGGCTTCCTGCAGCGGATGGAGCGTGCCGTCGCGTGCCAGACCCTCGACGGTCGTGACGTGCTTGTCGTCGCACCGGACCGCCAACGTCAGGCAGCTGAGGGCCGGTTCTCCGTCGATGAGCACGGTGCAGCACCCGCAGGCGCCGCCCTCACAGCCTTTCTTCGTGCCGGTCAGCGCCAGCCGGTCCCTCAGCACGTCCAGGAGCGTCCAATGCGGCCGCACGATCACGTCGTACGCTTCCTCATTGACGGTTAGGGCGATTGTGATCTCCATGCCGCACCTCGTCAGTGTGCCGCGGCGTCGCGCGCCTGCCGCAGCGCCGACTCCGCGTAGACGTTCACCATGTCCCGGCGATACCGGACCGGGATGCCGCAGACGTTGTTGACCGCATGGGCCCGCTTGCGGGCCACGGCGGCCAGTTCCCGGATCGACTCGTCGGTGAGCAGTTTCCCCTGGAGCCGGCCCGCTTCGTCGACCATCACCGGAGCCCGGTCGACGCCTGTCAGGGCGAGCGCAGCCTCCCGGCAAATCGCGCCGCCGGTCTCC contains:
- a CDS encoding TIGR04053 family radical SAM/SPASM domain-containing protein, which translates into the protein MPHPVRHPAIDVDRRPFIVIWEVTRACDLACLHCRAEAAPYAHPGELTTEEGRRLIDQVAAFGSPPPLFVLTGGDPVKRPDLPHLVEYAAARRLPVGFSPSATPLLTSRVIADVRAAGAVALSLSLDGDTRATHDAFRGVAGVFDRTLDAWDTAQTVGLKVQINTTVTGANVMALPGIARLVRERGVMVWSAFFLVPVGRGAALPQITPAEGEDVLHFLYDVGAALPVKTTEGHHFKRIVLQRLILERRGIAPDSVLPFGPVYYALRSMLGPWPAGTGRRRSPMDVNAGRGFVFVSHTGTVHPSGFMPLAAGNIRRRPLAEIYRDSPLLRALRDPAAWHGRCGRCEFRDVCGGSRSRAYASTNDPTGDDPLCPYQPGSFAFASDLAGVLEPTA
- a CDS encoding (2Fe-2S)-binding protein, translating into MEITIALTVNEEAYDVIVRPHWTLLDVLRDRLALTGTKKGCEGGACGCCTVLIDGEPALSCLTLAVRCDDKHVTTVEGLARDGTLHPLQEAAVAYGAVQCGFCTPGWLLSAKALLDGNPAPTREDIRAAISGNLCRCTGYRKIEDAVLAAAARTQDDPQHTAVAGVLGPAHTNG